One window of the Gammaproteobacteria bacterium genome contains the following:
- a CDS encoding prolyl oligopeptidase family serine peptidase, which produces MKTIRWFLALSILVTAPLALSAQQKAPLDHDAYSIWNQIQDEDFSRDGRWLVYRLVPGDGDATLVVEHLEDGRRVTVARGADPGFSADSRFLVALVEPAEEAVDAARAEGSRDAPGDSLLILNLSDLSETRVAEVRSFRLPGDGGAWMAYLMDEDAGDDEDEEEGPAQRGEGDDDDGPPRLDDGTDLVVRDLSTGQERRFDHAVSYAFSGNGGALYYTASGQDGAADGVFRVGTAGEAETVTGGEGRYLGLAVADDGAVAFLTDRDDRGAGAPAFSLYAAREGSAAAQVAPGAEALPDGWAPSEHGGVSFSGSGARVLFHSAPRPLPDPEDETPEDERVRVDIWNWKDPLLQPMQLVQLDDELERSYQAVLDLGSGRVVQLATTEVPDVTVADDGDGAVAMGRSGLPYRQLVSWDASYVDLYTIDVSDGSRRQVAERVRGQGTLSPGGGYITRWDGVRRIWVAIDTGSGEEIDLTGTIDAGFDNVLDDRPDLSRSYGEAGWTADDAAFLVYDRYDIWSVDPTGRATPRNLTRGTGRASDTRFRYVDLDTADPVVPSGEVYLSSFHLYDKSSGLWRGDFGEGAAPEPLIAGDARYAGLLGARNAEVFAYTRSTFQEFPDLWVAGPELDDGRKVTDANPQQSDYLWGTAEIVEWTSMDGIPLQGILYKPEGFDPSEEYPMMVYFYERSSDGLYGYTVPAPGSSSINRSLYVSRGYLLFVPDIPYRDGYPGESALDAVVPGVLELVEEGFVDADRIGVQGHSWGGYQIAYMVTRTDLFAAAEAGAPVSNMISAYGGIRWQSGRSRAVQYERGQSRIGGSLWEYPLRFIENSPIFTADKINTPILMLHNDEDGAVPWYQGIELFVALRRLGKPVWMLNYNGEAHGLRQRHNQKDWAIRMQQFFDHYLKGAPAPVWMEEGVPAIMKGRTLGLELTRVRAISEEEPGR; this is translated from the coding sequence ATGAAGACGATCCGTTGGTTCCTCGCGCTTTCCATCCTGGTCACCGCTCCGCTCGCGCTCTCCGCGCAGCAGAAGGCCCCACTTGACCACGACGCCTATTCGATCTGGAACCAGATCCAGGACGAGGACTTCTCCCGCGACGGCCGCTGGCTGGTCTACCGGCTCGTGCCCGGGGACGGCGATGCCACGCTGGTGGTGGAGCACCTGGAGGACGGGCGCCGCGTAACGGTGGCCCGGGGGGCCGATCCGGGCTTTAGCGCCGACAGCCGCTTCCTGGTCGCGCTGGTCGAGCCCGCGGAGGAGGCGGTGGACGCGGCCCGCGCCGAGGGGTCGCGCGACGCTCCGGGCGACTCCCTGCTGATCCTGAACCTGTCCGACCTGTCGGAGACGCGCGTCGCGGAGGTCCGGTCGTTCCGCCTGCCCGGCGACGGCGGCGCCTGGATGGCGTACCTGATGGACGAAGACGCCGGCGATGACGAAGACGAGGAAGAGGGCCCCGCCCAGCGGGGAGAGGGCGATGACGACGACGGGCCGCCCCGCCTCGACGACGGCACCGACTTGGTGGTGCGCGACCTCTCCACCGGCCAGGAGCGCCGCTTCGACCATGCGGTGAGCTACGCCTTCTCCGGCAACGGCGGCGCGCTCTACTACACGGCGTCCGGGCAGGACGGCGCCGCCGACGGCGTCTTCCGCGTGGGAACGGCCGGCGAGGCGGAGACGGTCACCGGCGGGGAAGGGCGCTACCTCGGGCTCGCCGTCGCCGACGACGGCGCGGTCGCCTTCCTCACCGACCGCGACGACCGCGGGGCCGGGGCGCCCGCCTTTTCGCTGTACGCCGCGCGCGAGGGGTCGGCCGCCGCCCAGGTGGCCCCGGGCGCGGAGGCCCTCCCCGACGGCTGGGCTCCGAGCGAACACGGCGGGGTGTCGTTCTCCGGTTCAGGCGCGCGCGTCCTCTTCCACAGTGCGCCCCGGCCCCTTCCGGATCCCGAGGACGAGACACCCGAGGACGAGCGCGTGCGCGTGGACATCTGGAACTGGAAGGACCCTCTGCTGCAGCCCATGCAGTTGGTGCAACTGGACGACGAGCTGGAGCGCAGCTACCAAGCGGTGCTCGACCTCGGGAGCGGCCGGGTGGTGCAGCTCGCCACCACCGAAGTGCCCGACGTGACCGTGGCCGACGACGGCGACGGGGCGGTCGCGATGGGCAGGAGCGGCCTACCGTACCGGCAACTGGTGTCGTGGGACGCCAGCTACGTGGACCTCTACACCATCGACGTATCGGACGGCTCGCGGCGGCAGGTGGCCGAGCGGGTGCGGGGCCAGGGCACACTCTCGCCCGGCGGCGGCTACATCACGCGGTGGGACGGCGTCCGGCGCATCTGGGTCGCCATCGACACGGGCAGCGGGGAGGAGATCGACCTCACCGGCACGATCGACGCGGGCTTCGACAACGTGCTGGACGACCGGCCGGATCTCTCTCGCTCCTACGGGGAGGCGGGGTGGACGGCGGACGATGCCGCCTTCCTGGTCTACGACCGCTACGACATCTGGTCGGTCGACCCCACCGGCCGCGCCACTCCTCGCAACCTCACCCGGGGCACCGGGCGCGCCTCCGACACGCGCTTCCGCTACGTCGACCTGGACACCGCCGACCCGGTGGTGCCCTCCGGCGAGGTGTACCTCTCGTCCTTCCACCTGTACGACAAGTCGTCCGGCCTGTGGCGGGGCGACTTCGGCGAAGGCGCCGCTCCGGAGCCCCTCATCGCCGGCGACGCCCGCTACGCCGGCCTGCTCGGGGCGCGGAACGCCGAGGTCTTCGCCTACACCCGCTCCACCTTCCAGGAATTCCCGGACCTGTGGGTGGCGGGCCCGGAGCTCGACGACGGGCGCAAGGTCACCGACGCCAACCCGCAGCAGTCCGACTACCTGTGGGGCACCGCCGAAATCGTGGAGTGGACCTCCATGGACGGCATCCCCCTCCAGGGCATCCTCTACAAGCCGGAGGGGTTCGACCCGTCGGAGGAGTACCCCATGATGGTGTACTTCTACGAGCGCTCTTCCGACGGTCTGTACGGCTACACCGTGCCCGCGCCGGGCAGCTCCTCCATCAACCGCAGCCTCTACGTCAGCCGCGGCTACCTGCTCTTCGTGCCCGACATCCCCTATCGGGACGGTTACCCGGGCGAGAGCGCGCTCGACGCCGTGGTCCCGGGCGTCCTCGAGCTGGTCGAGGAAGGCTTCGTGGACGCGGACCGGATCGGCGTGCAGGGGCACTCCTGGGGCGGCTACCAGATCGCGTACATGGTGACGCGCACCGACCTGTTCGCCGCGGCCGAGGCGGGCGCCCCGGTCTCCAACATGATCAGCGCCTACGGGGGCATCCGCTGGCAGTCGGGACGCAGCCGCGCCGTCCAGTACGAGCGGGGACAGAGCCGCATCGGCGGCTCGCTCTGGGAGTATCCGCTGCGCTTCATCGAAAACTCGCCCATCTTCACCGCCGACAAGATCAACACGCCCATCCTCATGCTGCACAACGACGAGGACGGAGCGGTGCCGTGGTATCAGGGGATCGAGCTGTTCGTGGCGCTACGCCGTCTGGGCAAGCCGGTGTGGATGCTCAACTACAACGGCGAGGCCCACGGCCTCAGGCAGCGGCACAACCAGAAGGACTGGGCGATCCGCATGCAGCAGTTCTTCGACCACTACCTGAAGGGCGCGCCCGCTCCGGTGTGGATGGAGGAAGGGGTGCCGGCCATCATGAAGGGCAGGACGCTGGGGCTGGAGCTCACCCGCGTGCGGGCGATCTCCGAGGAGGAGCCGGGCCGGTAG
- a CDS encoding fumarylacetoacetate hydrolase family protein, with product MRTFRILATLLLLVMPLPASAQGAPDIAEPFKVGTFEIDGTPTVSLVLRDQLIVEVDAANTALQRDPYYARVQAPGDMLELIERYEYGLQRRLYEVVNHLVENDMLGAGRPSYVHDLEDVRTLPPILYPGKILNAAVNFYSHVNETGTDEERAEARRQRRENRGVPYLFLKPSKGAVIGDGGEVVLPYGRDRIDWEVELGAVIGRSAKYVSANDAETYVFGYLVSLDISDRGGRPPGGNPMTSDWFVGKGHDTFAPQGPWIVPKEFYGNPMEILRQTLDVGDERMQEATAGDMIHSLWELIEYGSSIITLFPGDVVNNGTSGGVGMGTAVRGAQRFLQPGEQISASIDGIGTLNLSVVSEPAPQGLTGAHLPPVRTYRGPPPGGR from the coding sequence ATGCGCACTTTCCGGATCCTGGCCACACTGCTTCTGTTGGTGATGCCGCTGCCGGCGTCCGCTCAGGGCGCCCCGGACATCGCCGAGCCCTTCAAGGTCGGCACCTTCGAGATCGATGGCACGCCCACCGTGTCGCTGGTACTGCGCGACCAGCTCATCGTCGAAGTCGACGCCGCCAACACCGCTCTCCAACGCGATCCCTACTATGCCCGCGTCCAGGCCCCGGGAGACATGCTGGAGCTGATCGAGCGCTATGAGTATGGCCTCCAGCGTCGCCTCTACGAGGTCGTCAACCACCTGGTCGAGAACGACATGCTGGGCGCGGGCCGCCCGTCCTACGTACACGACCTCGAGGACGTGCGCACCCTCCCGCCCATCCTGTACCCGGGCAAGATCCTCAACGCCGCGGTCAACTTCTACAGCCACGTCAACGAGACCGGCACCGACGAGGAGCGGGCCGAGGCGCGGCGGCAGCGGCGTGAGAACCGGGGCGTGCCCTATCTCTTCCTGAAGCCGAGCAAGGGCGCGGTCATCGGCGACGGGGGCGAAGTGGTGCTTCCCTACGGGCGCGACCGCATCGACTGGGAGGTCGAACTGGGCGCGGTCATCGGCCGATCCGCCAAGTACGTGTCCGCCAACGACGCGGAGACGTACGTGTTCGGCTACCTGGTGTCGCTCGACATCTCCGACCGCGGCGGCCGTCCGCCGGGCGGCAACCCCATGACCTCCGACTGGTTCGTGGGCAAGGGCCACGACACCTTCGCGCCCCAGGGGCCCTGGATCGTGCCGAAGGAATTCTACGGGAATCCGATGGAGATTCTGCGCCAGACGCTCGACGTCGGCGACGAGCGCATGCAGGAGGCCACCGCCGGCGACATGATCCACTCCCTCTGGGAGCTGATCGAGTACGGCTCCTCCATCATCACCCTCTTCCCAGGGGACGTCGTCAACAACGGCACCTCCGGGGGCGTCGGCATGGGCACGGCGGTTCGGGGGGCACAGCGCTTCCTGCAGCCGGGCGAGCAGATCTCCGCCTCCATCGACGGAATCGGCACGCTGAACCTGTCGGTGGTGAGCGAGCCCGCCCCTCAGGGGCTCACGGGCGCGCACCTGCCGCCGGTGCGGACGTATCGGGGGCCGCCTCCGGGAGGGAGGTGA
- a CDS encoding type II toxin-antitoxin system HicB family antitoxin, protein MKLTIVVHEAEEGGYWAEVPAISGCVSQGESLDELLENVREAVEGCLSVDASDVPVSGTDRIIEIAV, encoded by the coding sequence ATGAAGCTCACAATCGTTGTCCATGAGGCAGAGGAAGGCGGCTATTGGGCCGAAGTGCCGGCCATCAGTGGATGCGTCTCCCAAGGCGAGTCGCTTGACGAGTTGCTGGAAAACGTGAGAGAGGCGGTCGAAGGATGCCTCTCGGTTGATGCTTCGGATGTTCCAGTCTCGGGGACGGACAGAATCATCGAGATCGCTGTTTGA
- a CDS encoding type II toxin-antitoxin system HicA family toxin → MKTLSGKGFCRLLESRGWRLRRIRGSHHIYTKDGVAARISVPARRRSRWIRRDGKGMGFIALLARMEECRQRIGRLHCPSISAYSTAAPPWRTSRSRSPGPGSHGFGSQ, encoded by the coding sequence TTGAAGACGTTAAGCGGCAAAGGCTTTTGCCGTCTGCTTGAGTCCCGCGGCTGGCGGCTGAGAAGAATCCGTGGAAGCCATCACATCTACACGAAGGACGGAGTAGCCGCACGGATTTCGGTTCCAGCACGCAGGCGCAGCCGATGGATCCGGCGCGATGGGAAGGGCATGGGCTTCATAGCTCTTCTGGCCCGGATGGAAGAGTGTCGGCAGCGGATCGGTCGTCTTCACTGTCCTTCGATTAGCGCATACTCGACGGCCGCACCACCCTGGCGAACGAGCCGGAGCCGTTCACCCGGACCCGGTTCGCACGGGTTCGGAAGCCAGTAG
- a CDS encoding DUF3883 domain-containing protein: MRGLPEGKRIIEEQARRQVRTFLDELRNGTTNYRTVASLGDQVAQEYRGRAVLELLQNAHDVLGGSDDPGQISFVLNPSAEQPELLIANSGRPFRPEDFSGICELAQSPKDPNESVGNKGLGFRSVLELTTCPEVWSTAPAEDKPAFTFGFHPGVLDPIARVAMRLFNGDAPTDPAFGLEPVVDWSEKQIDEYRSRVSGNSVTSVEQVDTWLLEEVKHLSPYVLPRFLGDPPPQVAKLLEDGHVTVIRLLLDGGRAGSATEAVQSVREQLVALDEAAMVFLRHLSVLRIAIDGDRTELKREADSERSGPVPANRYERLRVSRSAADASDVTQRSFHVWSRTFGGEDQPTESERVAAAVRHLPNRWPEVRKVKVAVAVEETREAREGAFVIFLPTTVKTGVGAHVNAPFYGSLDRKKIDFGDEYNELLLELVTDRALEAVLELVEGSPEPWRGRAVIDLVAQAGSSASDAPELTRRLHERGRSREDFTSLDQMKLILCDGGWRRPAIARTMPNIPADDPFGEAEWRGQAGFDVASSTLDERREAVKAFLRALDCSPDPTDGEWADTLKRMADQIRRHQVDAQADRSRSSEVPPDWNMFLESVLALLPTRLRSEPKKPKADALAEAKFLPAEDGRLLSASDANAVRIFFQPRSGADDAADFVGSVPGSLKERVAFLHHDVETHEGPQRRRTEIQKFLDGRFVQSFRRADLLRVVIVPSLPDLPAAHGSLEARKCADALAWSLELIGPEEPEGLLDDLAKLPVACTNGWFAMKEAVFGPGWPERSGDHLQTLADGLPGEEGVKLLRNALLPPDDDRWFPQGDNRGAGGSQPDRTDLADRGDQFARAGVVDGLRLEACEPIRYWMEKASPMLPDMAPDSVPQSAWADWREAVLEQVKPRRDKDFPYELQDVCWLPLLHREDLDALTHAALSGLILTSLTRWPKGWDEVTIGLRHARWDWTQRITSPLKHWLSTAPWLHDIRPGGEGLAREGLQPLHRRWFVPKSLLRGQISRFRHLSPLSLPLAQRLSEDEERLEVLEKLGLNVYPTDDDRTGPALLEALADVAKALADGAGATGHDAIPAGGFDVLLGQIRHGWRHLDLDEELPTRFIVRTKPRMLAVRSPKELSDVYLPGHGWRTRLLREHGQSIIAMRPEEASKRPLRDRLVEFGARLASGLEEHCLIDDRPSAQVEERKQTLDAAGLGWLPMVLLALHAHGGANPSGPATEAWRRAAKRLRGACVQQCLSIQVELRDGERSVARSEPPAHWLSRQRILVLRRDIMRDGSYEEAASACQAILDRQDLLKDLRLVLGALDGNPRPTGRQIEAALDRAEIDAVAGADIRHRWEGETSTVVHRIRPVLQLHGISHDDLGTAATDTAGLTRWLAANVCIPKWSTEDLLAAARDCHDDFAMGFTAWRRLGNDAELPKWNKALSVLEDKYEQVNNAQSDAQAKRYLDEVAPVLRAFARHIATADAQVPIEDQGELFSKIDQVHGQLEGSTEWTRLCAEWSASHWRVPFSAVLGVLRAKFTEIPEVRMHCGALDGVTTVGSLRSALERKGVILDPDPREVARGNQYRLSRLVCGVRECYEAWRNKKKGAKSTSSARGFEARSDASMYLRDWPDDDLLERAKLAVADGDFWVAVKECATMEQMRERLGITLEDLERTKGRRVQQDAEKERQARTVEVAGEPFEIGGPVSYSELFVRLLKLPDPPGLVEGIGPPPPGPAVGGGMRTSVSSDSELSRRGRKTSHRHGPPDLPELVGIVGEMHAFRFLEAKFDISPSEWVSESRTKVVPLLDAEEDVTSDSLGYDFRFTRDEVTWCVEVKATKGDGLGFELPSSELNAASRIAPRRNERWRILRIVKALSKQPACYWLPNPCEPGPGERLRLVRQGGAAVEYALIEGQ, translated from the coding sequence GTGCGTGGTCTACCGGAGGGCAAACGGATCATCGAGGAGCAGGCCCGCCGTCAGGTGCGCACCTTTCTCGATGAGTTGAGGAACGGGACGACCAACTACCGGACTGTCGCCAGCCTGGGCGATCAGGTGGCGCAGGAGTACCGGGGAAGAGCCGTGTTGGAGTTGTTGCAGAATGCCCACGATGTCCTGGGCGGCAGCGACGACCCGGGCCAGATCTCGTTCGTCCTGAACCCGTCTGCCGAACAGCCCGAACTGCTGATCGCCAACAGCGGGCGGCCCTTTCGTCCCGAGGATTTCAGCGGAATCTGCGAACTCGCGCAGAGCCCCAAGGATCCGAACGAGAGTGTTGGCAACAAAGGGCTCGGCTTCCGGAGCGTGCTCGAACTGACCACTTGCCCGGAGGTCTGGTCGACCGCGCCCGCGGAAGACAAACCCGCCTTTACGTTCGGCTTCCACCCCGGAGTGCTTGATCCGATAGCTCGAGTGGCCATGCGGCTCTTCAACGGCGACGCGCCGACCGACCCCGCATTCGGCCTGGAACCGGTCGTGGACTGGTCGGAGAAACAGATCGACGAATACCGGAGCCGCGTGTCAGGGAACAGCGTCACATCCGTGGAACAGGTCGACACGTGGCTCTTGGAAGAGGTCAAGCACCTGTCGCCCTACGTACTGCCGCGTTTTCTCGGCGATCCACCGCCCCAAGTGGCGAAGCTGCTCGAAGATGGCCATGTGACGGTCATTCGCCTTCTACTGGACGGGGGGAGGGCGGGCAGCGCGACGGAAGCAGTCCAGTCGGTTCGAGAGCAACTCGTGGCGTTGGACGAAGCGGCGATGGTGTTCCTGCGTCACCTGTCGGTGTTGCGGATCGCCATTGACGGAGATCGCACGGAGCTCAAGCGCGAGGCCGATTCCGAACGCTCCGGTCCCGTGCCGGCCAACCGTTATGAGCGACTGAGGGTGAGCAGGTCGGCGGCGGACGCCAGCGATGTGACCCAGCGGTCTTTTCACGTCTGGAGCCGCACCTTCGGCGGCGAGGACCAGCCGACGGAAAGCGAGCGTGTCGCCGCCGCCGTCCGCCACCTTCCGAATCGGTGGCCGGAGGTGCGGAAGGTGAAGGTCGCCGTCGCGGTCGAGGAGACACGAGAGGCACGGGAGGGCGCTTTCGTCATCTTCCTTCCCACCACGGTGAAGACTGGTGTCGGCGCGCATGTGAACGCTCCGTTCTACGGATCTTTGGACCGGAAGAAGATCGACTTCGGTGACGAATACAACGAACTACTGCTCGAATTGGTGACGGACCGGGCACTCGAAGCGGTCCTCGAGCTGGTGGAAGGTTCCCCAGAGCCGTGGCGGGGCCGGGCGGTGATCGATCTGGTTGCGCAGGCCGGTTCGTCGGCGTCCGACGCTCCCGAGCTGACGCGCCGCCTCCATGAACGCGGCCGCAGCCGGGAGGACTTTACCTCCCTTGATCAGATGAAGCTGATCCTGTGCGATGGCGGCTGGCGGCGGCCCGCCATCGCGCGAACGATGCCGAACATCCCGGCCGACGATCCCTTCGGCGAAGCGGAGTGGCGCGGGCAGGCTGGATTCGATGTGGCATCGTCCACGCTTGACGAGCGGCGCGAGGCCGTCAAGGCCTTTCTGCGAGCGCTGGACTGCTCGCCGGATCCGACGGACGGGGAGTGGGCGGACACCCTGAAGCGAATGGCCGACCAGATCCGCCGGCACCAGGTGGACGCCCAAGCCGACCGATCCCGTTCTTCGGAGGTGCCGCCCGACTGGAACATGTTCTTGGAGAGTGTGCTCGCCCTGCTCCCGACGAGACTGCGGTCCGAGCCCAAGAAGCCGAAGGCCGATGCTCTCGCCGAGGCGAAATTCCTTCCCGCCGAGGACGGACGGCTGCTCTCGGCGTCCGACGCCAATGCTGTTCGGATCTTCTTTCAGCCTCGTAGCGGTGCCGACGACGCTGCGGATTTCGTCGGCTCCGTTCCGGGCTCCCTCAAGGAGCGGGTGGCATTCCTCCACCACGACGTAGAGACGCACGAAGGACCACAGCGCCGGCGGACCGAAATCCAGAAGTTCCTCGACGGGCGGTTCGTGCAGAGCTTTCGGAGAGCCGATCTTCTCCGAGTCGTCATCGTCCCGTCGCTTCCGGACCTGCCGGCCGCTCATGGCAGCCTCGAGGCGAGGAAGTGTGCCGACGCGCTGGCTTGGAGTCTGGAATTGATTGGCCCGGAGGAACCGGAGGGTCTGTTGGATGACCTGGCCAAACTTCCCGTTGCCTGCACCAACGGCTGGTTCGCGATGAAGGAAGCCGTGTTCGGGCCGGGGTGGCCCGAACGCTCCGGCGACCACCTGCAAACCCTGGCAGATGGCCTCCCTGGCGAGGAAGGCGTGAAGCTCCTACGGAATGCACTCCTGCCCCCCGACGACGACCGATGGTTCCCCCAAGGAGACAATCGTGGCGCTGGCGGCAGCCAGCCGGACAGGACCGACCTCGCTGATCGCGGCGACCAGTTCGCCCGTGCGGGGGTGGTGGACGGGCTGCGGCTCGAAGCCTGCGAGCCGATCCGCTATTGGATGGAAAAAGCCAGTCCGATGCTCCCGGACATGGCTCCCGATTCCGTACCGCAATCGGCGTGGGCGGACTGGCGCGAAGCCGTTTTGGAGCAAGTCAAGCCCAGGAGGGACAAAGACTTCCCATACGAACTCCAAGATGTCTGTTGGCTTCCCCTGCTTCATCGTGAGGATCTCGACGCCTTAACTCATGCGGCCCTCTCGGGCCTCATTCTGACGTCCCTCACGCGATGGCCGAAGGGTTGGGACGAGGTGACAATCGGATTGAGGCATGCCCGGTGGGATTGGACACAGCGGATCACATCCCCGCTCAAACACTGGCTGTCCACCGCGCCATGGCTTCACGACATCCGCCCCGGTGGAGAAGGGCTCGCGCGCGAAGGCCTGCAACCGCTGCACCGACGCTGGTTCGTTCCCAAGTCCCTTCTTCGAGGTCAGATCAGCCGCTTCCGCCACCTGTCGCCGCTTTCGTTGCCGTTGGCCCAACGGCTAAGCGAAGACGAAGAGCGACTCGAAGTGCTCGAGAAGCTCGGGCTCAACGTCTACCCAACCGACGACGACAGGACTGGACCGGCCCTCTTGGAAGCCTTGGCCGATGTCGCAAAGGCACTCGCCGACGGCGCGGGCGCGACCGGCCACGACGCGATTCCCGCTGGCGGGTTTGATGTGCTCCTTGGCCAGATTCGTCATGGTTGGAGACACTTGGACTTGGATGAAGAGCTTCCCACACGGTTCATCGTTCGCACGAAACCGCGGATGTTGGCGGTCCGCTCGCCCAAGGAGCTCAGTGACGTCTATCTCCCCGGTCATGGTTGGCGCACCCGTCTGTTGCGCGAACACGGTCAGTCGATCATCGCCATGCGGCCGGAGGAAGCGTCGAAAAGGCCGCTTCGCGACCGTCTCGTCGAGTTCGGAGCGAGACTGGCTTCCGGGCTGGAGGAACACTGCCTGATCGATGATCGTCCGAGCGCCCAAGTTGAGGAACGAAAGCAAACGCTCGACGCGGCGGGCTTGGGCTGGCTTCCGATGGTGCTGCTCGCCCTTCACGCACACGGAGGCGCCAACCCGTCGGGACCGGCGACCGAGGCGTGGCGGCGAGCGGCCAAACGGCTTCGCGGTGCCTGTGTTCAACAGTGCCTGTCCATCCAAGTGGAACTACGGGATGGGGAGCGATCCGTCGCACGCAGCGAGCCGCCGGCACATTGGCTCTCGCGGCAACGCATTCTTGTCCTGCGCCGTGACATCATGCGAGACGGCTCCTACGAGGAAGCAGCCTCAGCGTGCCAAGCGATTCTCGACCGCCAGGATCTTCTCAAGGATCTTCGTCTCGTGCTCGGGGCACTGGACGGCAATCCGCGACCCACCGGGAGACAGATCGAGGCGGCCTTGGACCGTGCAGAGATCGATGCCGTGGCCGGAGCCGACATCCGGCATCGCTGGGAGGGCGAGACATCTACCGTGGTTCACCGGATTCGGCCGGTGTTGCAGCTCCATGGCATATCCCACGACGATCTTGGCACGGCCGCGACGGACACCGCAGGGCTCACCAGGTGGCTGGCAGCAAACGTCTGTATCCCGAAATGGTCGACCGAGGACCTGCTGGCGGCCGCCCGCGATTGCCACGACGACTTTGCAATGGGATTCACGGCATGGCGAAGGCTGGGTAACGACGCGGAGCTTCCGAAATGGAACAAGGCGCTTTCGGTGCTCGAAGACAAGTACGAGCAGGTCAACAATGCACAGTCCGACGCCCAGGCGAAGCGCTACCTGGACGAAGTCGCGCCCGTGCTCCGAGCCTTCGCCCGGCATATCGCCACGGCGGACGCACAGGTGCCCATCGAGGATCAGGGCGAGCTGTTTTCGAAGATCGACCAAGTGCACGGGCAGCTCGAGGGCAGCACGGAATGGACCCGTCTCTGCGCGGAGTGGTCCGCCAGCCATTGGAGGGTGCCGTTCAGCGCCGTGCTTGGGGTGCTCCGCGCGAAATTCACGGAGATTCCTGAGGTCCGGATGCATTGCGGTGCCCTTGATGGCGTGACGACGGTTGGCTCCCTGCGGTCGGCGCTCGAGCGAAAGGGTGTGATTCTGGATCCAGATCCGCGCGAAGTGGCGCGCGGCAATCAATACCGCCTCAGTCGGTTAGTCTGCGGAGTGCGCGAGTGCTACGAAGCGTGGCGCAATAAGAAGAAGGGAGCCAAGTCAACGTCGAGCGCGAGGGGCTTCGAAGCTCGCTCGGACGCCTCCATGTACCTGCGGGACTGGCCGGATGACGACCTGCTCGAACGCGCGAAGCTGGCGGTCGCCGATGGCGACTTCTGGGTTGCGGTCAAGGAATGCGCGACAATGGAGCAGATGCGCGAGAGGCTCGGCATCACTCTTGAGGACCTGGAACGCACTAAGGGGAGGCGTGTGCAACAGGATGCCGAAAAGGAGCGGCAGGCGAGAACCGTCGAGGTCGCCGGAGAGCCATTCGAAATCGGCGGGCCCGTGTCGTATAGCGAACTCTTTGTCCGACTACTAAAGCTTCCCGACCCCCCGGGGCTTGTCGAGGGGATCGGTCCACCACCGCCGGGGCCGGCCGTGGGCGGCGGAATGCGAACGAGCGTCTCCAGCGACAGCGAGCTCTCCCGGCGCGGACGCAAGACGTCACACCGGCATGGCCCGCCCGACCTCCCCGAACTGGTGGGAATCGTCGGAGAAATGCACGCCTTCCGCTTCCTTGAGGCCAAGTTCGACATCAGCCCGAGCGAATGGGTCTCCGAGTCCAGAACCAAAGTCGTGCCCCTGCTGGACGCTGAGGAGGACGTAACCAGCGACAGCCTCGGCTACGATTTCCGGTTCACGCGCGACGAAGTGACTTGGTGCGTCGAGGTCAAGGCGACGAAGGGTGACGGCCTCGGGTTCGAGCTGCCGTCGAGCGAGCTCAACGCCGCATCCCGCATCGCCCCGAGAAGAAACGAGCGGTGGCGCATTCTGCGCATCGTGAAGGCGCTGAGCAAGCAGCCAGCGTGCTACTGGCTTCCGAACCCGTGCGAACCGGGTCCGGGTGAACGGCTCCGGCTCGTTCGCCAGGGTGGTGCGGCCGTCGAGTATGCGCTAATCGAAGGACAGTGA